CGCGCAGGGACCCGCTCCGTCATCGGGCGCCGCGCCTGCTTCGGCCATTCCGATCCGCGCACTCGGACGCGTGGTCAGCTCCGATAGTGCGATCCTGATGGGCGTCGCGTCGGTGCGTCATCTGCCCAACGGCGGCGTGATCGTGAACGACGCCACTCGTCGGCAGCTGGTGCTCTTCGACTCCACGCTGCGCACGCACAGGGTCATCGCCGATACCTCCACGAACTCGCCCAACAGCTACGGCCTGCGCGGCAGCATGGGCGGACTCATTCCGTACGTCGCCGACTCGTCGCTGTTCGTCGATACCGAGTCGAGCGCGTTCCTGGTGATCGATCCGACCGGTCGGTTCGTGCGCGTCATGGCACCAACACGCGCCAACGACCTCTTCTTCGTGGCCAGTGGCGGATTCGGTGCGGCCGGTTTCGATCCGAAGGGCCGCATGATCTATCGCACGCAGCGACGGTCGCCGAACAATGACTATTTCTCCCAGCGCGATCCCACCGGCAAGCCGCGCGTGGTGGAGATGCCGGACTCGGCGCCCGTGTTGCGCATGGACTTCGACAAGCGCACCGTGGATACCATCGCGCTGCTGAAGGCGCCAACGTCGAAAATGGTGATCGTCGCCACGCAGAACATGATGCTGACGTACGAGGTCATCAATCCGTTGCCGCTCGGTGACGAGTGGGCCATGCTGCCCGACGGCACCATCGCTATTGTGCGAGGGCAGGACTACCACATCGATTGGCGGGCGCCCGACGGCAAATTGTCATCGTCACCGAAGATGCCATTCGACTGGCGACGATTGCCGATCGAGGAGAAGGAGGCGCTGATCGATTCCGTGAAGAAGGCGAACGCGGAGCGCGAAGCCAAGCTACCACCGCCTCCTCCGCCGACGCCTGGTCAGCCCGTGATGCCACGTCGACCGTTCATGACGCTGGAGCCCAAGGAGTTGCCGGACTTCTATCCAGCGGTTCGACAGGGACAGGTGCGTGCGGACGCGGAAGGCAATATCTGGATTCTCCCCAGCACGTCGGCGGCCGCCAAAGACGGCCTGCTGTATGACGTGGTGAACCGCGAAGGACGCATCGTCGAGCGCGTGCAGCTGCCCGCCGGCAGGACATTGGTGGGATTCGGCGCCAATCGCACCGTCTATCTACAGAACGTCAAGGGGCCGGGCCGCGCCACGGTCGAACGCGCCGACGTCGTGCGCTGAGCGCAGTGACGAGATGTGTCGTACCGTGAGACAGCCCGACCCCGAAGCCGGCGTTACTTGACGACCAGATTGTTCACGACCGTGTACTCCGGCGCCTTTGTCTTGGCGACGACTTCCGCACGAGCCTTCTGTGCTTCGCTCTTCACGCTGCCGTTCAGCGTGACCGTCTTCGTGTCCTTGTTCGTGTCCACATTAATGTCACCGGCGTCTACAGTCGCATCGGCCATCAAGGCCGACTTCACGTCGGCGGTCTCGCCGGCCGCGTCCATAGCGGCGCCGGCGCTGGACGCGGCCTCGCTCGTCGCTTCGGCGGCGTTCTTCGTGTCTTCCTTGGCGCCGTCAGCCGTGTTGCCACAGGCGGTCGCAAATACAACGGTGGTGGCGAGCAGGAGCTGTGTGATGCGTGTCATAGGTGACCCCGGTGTGCTGAAGTTTCACAGGCAATGGTTCGGACACAATCTGCATATGCAACAGCCGTGCCCGCTCGTCACGCCAATGGCCGGGTTCGCCTAAGCTGAGCGCGTCGCGGGAGCGTCGAGCGCGTGGCTAGCCCGCGATCATGGTCAGCACATCGCCAGGCGACATGTCGCGACCCGCTGCCACCAGCGCGTCCAATAACTCCTTCCCGATCGTCGCGCGCGCGGCGTCTACCTGACCGCCCATCTCAGGCCCCATCGGATGGACGACCACCACCCCGGTGCGTTCGGTCATCGCCTCGGCGGCGGCGGCGATCGTCACCGCACGCTCGGCCCGACCGTCGGCCGCTTCCGCCGCCGCCAATCCCGTCAGGGCCAAGCCGATGCCGCGCGCACTGCCGACTTCGTCATACACGCGGAGTGACCGACGGAAGGCCTCACGGGCAACGGGAATACGCGCCGCGCCAAGCGCCGTCCAACCAATCTCGCTGTGCACCCGAGCGAGCTCCGGTCGGTCGCCGACCCGCTTGAACGAGTCGAGGGCTTGCCCGTAGAGCTCGAAGGCACGCCCGACTTCGCCTTTCGCCGCCGTCATCTGCGCGAGAAAGCTGAGCGCCAGTCCGCCGCCTTCGTAGTCGCCGATCCGTGTTTGAATTCTTCGCGCGTCCGTCAACATCTCGAATCCGGCATCGAGCGCGCCGGAGATAAAAAGCAGCAGGCCCTTCATCGACATCGACAGCGACAACAGAAAGTCGTGCTGTGCACGCTGGCTGACCGCAATCGCCTCATCCAGCGCCCGGCCCGATTCGTCCATACGACCGCTACTCAAGTGTCCATAGCCAACGCACATATGCGCCTCGGCCATCAGCGCTTCATCGGACAGGGCGATCGCGTCGGCCAACGCCCGAGCCCACTCGTCGAGTCCGCGATCCATCTCGTCCGTGTTCACCGACACCATCCCACGCGCCAGTAATGCCCTTGCACGTCCCCTGCTCGGCGCGCGGCCGACGGCCATCGGCATCAAGGCATCGATCGCCTCACGGGCCGTGAAATGCTGTCCGCCGATATGCCAGAACCAATTGAGCGATCCGCAGAGCATCAGCCCCCGTTCGACGGCATCAGGCGCATTAGACCCGTGCGCTTGCTGCGTGCGCGCGTGCGCCGTCCGTGCCTCCCGCGTGAACCAGCGAATTGCCGCGTGCATGTTGGCGTTGTCGCGGCGCGCACGCTGCATCGCGTCGAGCTGTGCCGTTCCGGTGATGTCGGTGTTCACGGCCTCGGCAAACGCGAGGAACACATTGGCGTGGGCGCGTTGTACGTCCTCCGCTTCGCCGCTTGACTGCAGCGCTTCCGCGGCGAAGGCACGGATTGTCTCCAACAGCAAATAGCGCTCGCCCGTGCCCACGACGCGCACGAGTCCCTTCTCGACCAGCGAAGTGAGTTCATCGAGGGAGCGGACCCGTTCGCGCGTGGTGTAGCACACCGCGTCCATCTCCTCCAGTGTCCAGCCGTCGGCGAATACCGACAGCCTGCGCAGCAGGCGCTGCTCTCCCGCATCGAGCAGCGAATAGCTCCAGTCGATCGTTGCGCGCAGCGTACGCTGACGCACCGGCAGATCACGATCGCCCGAGGTGAGCAGATCGAGCGCGTCGTCGAGGCGCTTCAGCAGCGCCGCCGGTTCGAGAATGCGAATGCGGGCGGCAGCCAGCTCGAGGGCCAACGGCAGGCCATCCAGCCGGACGCAAATGGTCGCCACGGCCGCGCTATTGGCGCTCGTCAGCGCGAATGTGGGTTGAACCTTCACGGCGCGCTGCACGAACAGCATCACGGCCGGCGACTGCATGACGTCGTCAACGAGCGTGGCATCCGCCTCGGGGAGCGCCAAGGGCGCGAGTGCGAGCTCACTCTCCGCGCCAATCTTGAGTGGCGCGCGGCTGGTGGTGATCACGCACACGCCGGAGCACCGCGACACCAGCTCGGCGATGTCGCTGGCCGATTCGAGCACCTGCTCGAGATTGTCGAGGAGCAGCAGCGTGCGGCCGCCACCGATCACGGTGCCGATCGCATCCAGCGCGGAGCGACCCTGTGCTTCGGCGATGCCCAGTGCGGTGGCCACCGTGGGAATCACGTCACTCGCCTGAGACACGGCCGCGATAGACACAAACGCGGACCCATCGGGGAAATCACCCTGCAGCTGCGCAAAGAGTTCGATCGCGAAGCGCGTCTTGCCCGTACCACCGGCACCGGTCACCGTCAAAACGCGTGCACCACCCTTCACGCGCTGCACGGCCTGCACCAGCGCGGATTCGCGCCCGAGCAACGCGTTGGCTGGTGTCGGTGCCGGTCGCGAGATCGCCGGTGCCGCGCGCGCGACGGTCGCCGTGGGATGGCTGCCGCTCGCGCGCGTGAGCGCCCGGCGCCACTCCTCGACCGACGGAAAGCGGTCGGCGGGCGCCTTCGCCAGCGCGCGTTCAATCGCGTCGGTCACGGGCCTCGTCACGGCCGCACGGAGCGTCCCGAGCTTCGGCACGGGCTCGATCGCGTGACGCATCATCACCGCGATCGCCGTCGGGCCTGAAAACGGTGGTGTGCCGGCCAGCATCTCGAACACGATGCACCCCAAGGCGTAGAGATCGCTGCGCGCGTCGATCACATCGCCGCTCGCCTGCTCGGGGCTCATGTATGTCGGCGTGCCGACGGCCATGCCGGCAACCGTGAGCTTCTCATCAGCCGAGGCGCCGACGGCCTGCGCGATCCCGAAGTCGGCTACGATCGCGTGGCCGTTCTCGATGAGGATGTTCTCCGGCTTAATGTCGCGATGAATGACGCCACGCCCATGCGCATAGCTGAGCGCGTTCGCGATCTCATCGGCGTACCGGAGCGCGTCTTCAATCGGCAGTTGCCCGTCGCGCGCGAGGAGGTCACGCAGGCTCTCGCCCTCCACGTACGGCATCACGTAGAAGAGGAAGCCGGCTCCCTCGCCGGAGTCGTACAACGGCAGAATGTTGGGGTGTCGCAGTCCGGCCGTGGTGGTGATTTCGCGCAGGAATCGATCGTGGCCCAGCGTTGCAGAGAGCTCGGGACGTAGCACCTTCACCGCCACCTGACGTCGGTGGCGTACGTCCTCGGCGAGAAACACGGTCGCCATACCGCCGGTGCCAATCTCGCGCTCGAGGCGGTAACGGTCGGCCAGCGCCGACGACAAACGGGGATCGATCATCCGTGATACTGCGCGCCCCGACCGACGGACGCAACAAACGGAATTAATGGTCCTCGTGGCCTCGATTACCTTTCAAGGTGTATCGACGTGGCGTTCGGGCACCTGCCCGCGCTCCACGTCGCCACCGGAGCCGAATATGAAGAAGAAGCACAACACCGCCGTCCCCGACTTCTCCCGTAAGCGTCCGGTTCCCGGCACGCCGTCCACCGCCGCCGGGGAGAAGTCGACGCAGCCGAGCCCGCGTCAGCCGCAGAAGCCGCCAACCACGGCCAAGAACGGCGGTCGTCGCGGGACCTGATCGGGCCCCGCGGCGGCCTCCTGGGCTTGGCGCGTTCTGTTTCACTGACGCCGACTACGCCTGGCCATGATGCACTGCTGCGTGCCAAGTGGCGAAGCAGCCCAGGCGCTTCACTTGCTGAACGGCACGAAGTCGGCAGGCGCTGAGCCGGTGTCGGTGTTGTAGAAATTCGTGAAGAAGCCGTCAAGAAAGGCCACGCGGTGGCCTTTCCCGACTCGCCGAAGCCGCGGCGGTCGTAACATGATGACCTGGGCGCGCGGCCGATGAGGGTGTGAATCGGGGGCTGCAGATGAACCCATCTCCTCACGAATGGTGCCATATGCATCCCACGCCGGATGCGGAGACGCGCCAACCGAGCGCGAGATCTGCCGCGCTATTCGTCGTCGCAGCGATCCACGGTCCAGCCGGTTGCGCCTTGGCGTCCGGCGCAGACCCAGCGGCCTGACACCGCGGCGTGTTGAAAGAAGCCGATCCGCACCGTGAAGGTCGTTGCACTGGTGAACACGAGCGACTCCGCGAAAATCTCCACGCCCCGCTTGCCCGACTCGGCCTCCACGACCTGCGCGCGATCGAACACCGACGATTCGCCGCGCTCGATCCGACAGGCCGAGGCGGGGCGCAGCGCGAAGGGAACGGATTCCGCGAGCGCCGAGAGGACCGCTGCCGGCGGATCGCCCATTTGCACCCGCACGCACACGATCTCGAGGTCGGCACCGCGACGGACGTCCTGAAGCGAGCGATCGATCGACTCCCGAAGCGCCACGCTGGTGACCTCGTCCGTGGCTGCACTGCGCACTGCCGAAGAAGCCATCGGTCCGCGCGCGCAGGCCAGCGACAGTGCACAAGCCACGAGCAACGAAAACGCCTGAAGAGTCGAGGTCATGCCGAATCGTAGTCCGCGAGGTGAGCGGCGTCACGGAAAAGGACCGCATCATCACAATCCAATAAAGCGATCTCGTCTGTTGGGTGACAACCGTCACCGCGCGTGCGAACGATATAGCACAGCGTTCTCGTACCGTTCGTCCCTCCATTCGTCACCCCATTTCATGACGCCTTCGTTCTCGGTTGCGCATACCACCCGTCGCTGTCTCGCGCTGGTCGCAACCGCGCTGCTCGCCGCCTGCGGCGATCCCTCCACCGCCGCTGACCCCGCGCAACCGAACGATGCCGCGCTCGCCCGACAGGTCCGCAACACCACGAGCACGATTCAGGTGAACGTGAGCGGACTACCCTCGGGTACCGCCGCCGCGATTGGCGTGACCGGACCGAATGGCTACGCGCGTACGCTCACCGGCACGGCCACGCTCACCGGACTGACGAACGGGAGCTACACCTTCACCGCCGCGTCGGTGATCGCCGGCGGCTCCACCTACGCCACCTCGCCCACGACCCAAACCGTCAGCGTCACCAAAGGCGCGACGGCCACCACGTCCTTCGTCTACGGCGTCGTGGTCACCACGGGCTCTTTGGGCGTGTCGATCACCATGCCTGATGCCACGCCGGCGTCCGTCACCGTGACCGGCCCGAACGGCTATAGCGCCGCGCTGAGCTCCTCCGCGTCGCTGACGCAGCTCTCACCCGGTACGTACACTATTTCGGCCGCGACGGTCACCAGCGCCCTCGGCGTATCGCTGGTGCCAACGCCCGTCTCGCAGACGGCCAGCGTCACGGCTGGTGCCACGGCCTCTGCTGCCGTCGCCTACGCCGCGACGAACGTCACCCCCACGCCCGGCCTCAATCTGCAGATCCTCGGCATGTACATCACGCAGAGTGTGCAGACGATGAACGGCGGCGTGCCGCTCGTGTCCGGGCGCGATGGTGTCCTCCGCGTCTTTGCGCTCGCCAACGCCTCCAATACGGCGCGCCCGTCCGTGCGCGCCCGCTTTTTCCAGAACGGTACGCTCGTCTCCACCCTCACGGCGGCGGCCCCGGCCGCGTCGGTGCCCACCGCCGTGAACGAAGGGTCGATCACGGCCTCGTGGAACATCGTGGTGCCGGGCGCGCTGTTGCAGCCTGGCCTCACCGTGCTGGCCGATGTCGATCCTGACAACGCCGTCGCCGAAGACCTCGAGACGGACAACCTGTTCCCGGTATCCGGGACGCCGCGCGCGCTCGACGTGCGCTACGTGCCCGCGCTCGCCGTGCGCTTTGTGCCGGTGCAGCAGGGCAACGGACTGCTTGGCACCATCTCCGACGCCAACGCCGCGGCCTTCCTGACGCGGACCCGCGATATCCATCCGCTCAACGCAGTCACCTCGAGCACGCGTGCGGCCTATACCACGACACTGAACATCAGCAGCGACGGCACGAACTGGAGCCCCCTACTCGGCGAACTGCGCGCCCTGCGCACTGCCGACGGCGCCTCGCAGAACTACTACGGCGTGGCAAAGGTGAGCTACTCGAGCGGCGTGGCTGGCATCGGGTACATCGGCGCGCCGGTCTCGATGGGCTGGGATTATCTGCCCAGCGCCAGCGAAGTGATGGCGCATGAACTTGGGCACAATTGGGGTCGGCAGCACGCGCCCTGCGGCGGCGTGGGCGGACCCGACGCGAACTATCCATACGCCGGCGGTACGATCGGTGTGTTCGGCTTCAACGTGCGCTTGAATCAGCTGTTGTCGTCGAGTACGGCCGATCTGATGGGCTATTGCTCCCCCACCTGGATCAGTGATTACACCTATCTCGGTGTGATGTCGTATCGCGGGACGTCCACCACCTCCGCGACGATCACGTCGGCGTCGGTGCAGCCGTCGTTGCTCGTGTGGGGCCGCATCGATGCCGATGGCGAGATCGAACTCGAGCCTGCCGTGCGTCTGACCGGCCGCAGCGTGCTGCCGGCCCGAGCCGGCAACTATACAGTCGAAGCCACCGACGCCGCCGGGAACACCATCTTCTCGGTGTCGTTCGACCCCGACCAGGTCGCCGACGAATCCAACACGCTCGACGACGAACACTTTGCTTTCATGATCCCGGTCAGCGACGCCGCGCAGGCGCGCCTCGCCACCGTGCGCGTGCGAGGCAAGGGTCGAGCGGCGGAACGTTCGGCCCGTGGCTCGCAGGCCGCTCTGGATGCCGCCGCGGCGAACGCCTCGGTGCGCGCCAACGGTGTCGGTCGGGCGCGTGTCCAGTGGAATGCGACGGCATATCCGATGGTGGTCGTGCGGGATGCGGCGAGCGGCGAGATCCTCTCGTTTGCGCGCGGCGGCAGCGCCGACATCGCCGCTGCCGGAGCGGACGTCGAGGTAGTCTTCTCAGACGGCGTGCGCAGTGCGAGCCGGAAGGTGAAAGTCGGCGGTCGCTGAGTCTTGCAGCGAGAAGCAGGGCGTGGGGGCACATCGCGTGACGCGATGTGCCCCCACGGTTTTCTATATGCCCTTAGCGTTGGCTAATGCATTCCGTGTTAGTTGAATATTCGCTTTGTGGAAAATCTGCATGAAGAATCCGTTATAACTCCGTAGCTCTGTTCGGACTATCGGTCCAGAATGCATGAAGTTATCCTCTCGCCACAGCCCCGCTCGCCCTGCCGCTACTCGGAGGCGCCGCACCAAGTGGACATTGGAAATGCATCCCGCAACGACGGCGTTCAGCCGACCGAGCCCGCCGAGCAAACCTTGCTGGCGCGTGAGGCGCTCTTCCGCACGCTCGCGGAGTCGTCGCCAACCGGTGTGTTTCTCGCGGACGCGCACGGAACGCCGACCTACGCCAACCAGCGACTGCTTGACTGGTTTGGATTGCGACTCGACGAGTTTGCCACGGGCAGGTGGCTCGATTGCGTGCATCCGGCCGACGTCGCGCAGGTTCGCGCGGGAATGGAGCGAAGCATCGGGAAGGCGCAGAGCTTCGACGAAGAGTATCGCGTCGTAGTCGACGGGCATGTCCGCTGGATTCGGGTGCGCACGCAGGCGGTCATGTGTCCCAAAGGCACGACGGTAATCGGTCAGGTCGGCTCGGTGCTCGACACCACCGGTGAACGCGCGGCCGCCGACGAGCGCGATCGACTGCAAGTACAGCTGGAGGAGGTGCGGCGGCTCGAGTCGCTCGGACTTCTCGCCGGCGGCGTCGCGCACGATTTCAACAATCTGCTGGTCGGTATACTCGGGAACGCATCACTTGCCCGCGCGGTGATCCCGCTGGACGCTCGCGGACACGAGGTGCTCACGGACATCGAACAGGCCGCACACCGCGCGTCCGAGCTCACCAAGCATCTGCTCGCGTACGCGGGCCGCGCGCGCGTCGAACGGCGCACGGTGATCATCAGTGATCTCGTCGCTGATGTGCCCCGACAGGTGGGTGCGTACATCCCGTCCGTCGTTTCGCTCGCCATCGAGTTGCCACCGTCGTCGCCGATAGTCGACGGCGACGAGACGCAGCTACGTCGGGTATTGCTCAGTCTCATCACGAATTCCGTCGAGGCATTCGGTGATGGGCATGGGCGCGTGGACGTCACGGTATCGCGTGAACACCTCGATGCAGCGGCGCTGTCCCACGTCGCGCTCGGTACCTCGCGTGAGCCCGGATGGTTCGCCGTGATCACCGTGCGTGATACCGGCATCGGCATGAGCGCCGATGTCCAGGCGAAGATGTTCGATCCGTTCTTCACCACCAAGGGTCCCGGACGTGGCCTCGGGCTGGCGTCAACGCTCGGTATCCTGAACGGACACGACGGCGCGATCGGCGTGACGTCGCAACATGGACACGGGACGACCATGCGCGTGCTGCTTCCCCTGGTCCGTGGACTGACGCCGTATCCAGGTACCCCGGTGATCGACGCGTTCGCGCGCGTGGAGTCGGGTGTGATTCTGCTGGTCGACGACGATACGGGGGCGCGCACCGCTGCGCGTCGGATTCTCACGCGCGTGGGCTACACGGTGGTCGAGGCGGCCGACGGGCGTGAGGCCCTGGACCTGTACGACCGAATGACCGAGCCGCCGCGCGGCGTCGTGCTCGATCTCGCCATGCCGGTGATGGGTGGCGCGGAGTGTCTTCGGCAGCTGCGTCTGCGAGGAAGTGTCGCACCAGTGCTCCTGATCAGCGGGTATGACGCCGAAGACGAGGCCCAAGGGCACGTGCGGCGGGGCGAAGCCCGCTTCCTGCAGAAGCCGTACACCGCTCGCGGACTCCTCGACGCCTTGCACGATACGCTCGCTCCCGTCTAGCGAGCGTTCAGCGTTTCGCAAACCCTGCAATCAGGTCGCGTGATCGAGTACTCTTCAGCATGCCTGTAGCGCTGCTGACTGACGGTGCGTTTTCCGCTGATGTGCTCGCCCACTCGGGACTCGTTGTGGTCGACGTCTGGGCCGAATGGTGCACGCCGTGCCGAGCCCTGGTCCCGATTTTCGAAGCACTGGCCGTGCGCTTCGACGGCCGGGTTCGCGTGGCCAAACTCGATGCCGACGCCAATCTGGAAACGGTCACCCGCTACGATGTTCGCGCCCTGCCGACGGTCTTGATCTTTCAGGGCGGCGTGCTGGTTGAGCGGCTCAGCGGAGCGCGCGCTCTGGGCTCTTACGTCGATGCCATCGAGGCGCATCTGAACCGGGCGGGCATGGCCGTGACCGCGGTGTCGTCGCTGGAGCGCGCCGTGGCGCCGCTCCCGCCGACCCCCGCGGAGAGCCATGCCATCCGCGAAGCGCGGGAGCTTCTCGCGCACGGCGAAGCGATGCTGGTCTTCAAGCACAGCAACAGTTGCCCCGTGTCGTTTACCGCCAAGCGGCAATACGATCAGTTTGTGGCGGCCAATCCCGACGTGCCCACCCGACTCGTGATCGTGCAGCAGGAGCGCGAGCTTTCGAATGCGCTGGAGACGGTGAGCCGTCTGCGGCATGAGTCGCCGCAGGCGCTCATCGTGCGTGAGGGGCGGGTGCTTTGGGATGCCTCGCACGGCGGCATCACGAAACCGCGGCTAGAGCAGGCCTTTGTGACGGTGCAGCCTCACGGCTGATACCCCGGGCCTGTTGGCCGTCGTCTCGACGGTGCACTTGACACGCAGCCAGTCGGCTGCATTGCCGAGCACGGCAGGAAGTCCGTAGAATCCTTCCGATACCG
This region of Gemmatimonas groenlandica genomic DNA includes:
- a CDS encoding BON domain-containing protein, giving the protein MTRITQLLLATTVVFATACGNTADGAKEDTKNAAEATSEAASSAGAAMDAAGETADVKSALMADATVDAGDINVDTNKDTKTVTLNGSVKSEAQKARAEVVAKTKAPEYTVVNNLVVK
- a CDS encoding protein kinase domain-containing protein, yielding MIDPRLSSALADRYRLEREIGTGGMATVFLAEDVRHRRQVAVKVLRPELSATLGHDRFLREITTTAGLRHPNILPLYDSGEGAGFLFYVMPYVEGESLRDLLARDGQLPIEDALRYADEIANALSYAHGRGVIHRDIKPENILIENGHAIVADFGIAQAVGASADEKLTVAGMAVGTPTYMSPEQASGDVIDARSDLYALGCIVFEMLAGTPPFSGPTAIAVMMRHAIEPVPKLGTLRAAVTRPVTDAIERALAKAPADRFPSVEEWRRALTRASGSHPTATVARAAPAISRPAPTPANALLGRESALVQAVQRVKGGARVLTVTGAGGTGKTRFAIELFAQLQGDFPDGSAFVSIAAVSQASDVIPTVATALGIAEAQGRSALDAIGTVIGGGRTLLLLDNLEQVLESASDIAELVSRCSGVCVITTSRAPLKIGAESELALAPLALPEADATLVDDVMQSPAVMLFVQRAVKVQPTFALTSANSAAVATICVRLDGLPLALELAAARIRILEPAALLKRLDDALDLLTSGDRDLPVRQRTLRATIDWSYSLLDAGEQRLLRRLSVFADGWTLEEMDAVCYTTRERVRSLDELTSLVEKGLVRVVGTGERYLLLETIRAFAAEALQSSGEAEDVQRAHANVFLAFAEAVNTDITGTAQLDAMQRARRDNANMHAAIRWFTREARTAHARTQQAHGSNAPDAVERGLMLCGSLNWFWHIGGQHFTAREAIDALMPMAVGRAPSRGRARALLARGMVSVNTDEMDRGLDEWARALADAIALSDEALMAEAHMCVGYGHLSSGRMDESGRALDEAIAVSQRAQHDFLLSLSMSMKGLLLFISGALDAGFEMLTDARRIQTRIGDYEGGGLALSFLAQMTAAKGEVGRAFELYGQALDSFKRVGDRPELARVHSEIGWTALGAARIPVAREAFRRSLRVYDEVGSARGIGLALTGLAAAEAADGRAERAVTIAAAAEAMTERTGVVVVHPMGPEMGGQVDAARATIGKELLDALVAAGRDMSPGDVLTMIAG
- a CDS encoding hybrid sensor histidine kinase/response regulator, translated to MDIGNASRNDGVQPTEPAEQTLLAREALFRTLAESSPTGVFLADAHGTPTYANQRLLDWFGLRLDEFATGRWLDCVHPADVAQVRAGMERSIGKAQSFDEEYRVVVDGHVRWIRVRTQAVMCPKGTTVIGQVGSVLDTTGERAAADERDRLQVQLEEVRRLESLGLLAGGVAHDFNNLLVGILGNASLARAVIPLDARGHEVLTDIEQAAHRASELTKHLLAYAGRARVERRTVIISDLVADVPRQVGAYIPSVVSLAIELPPSSPIVDGDETQLRRVLLSLITNSVEAFGDGHGRVDVTVSREHLDAAALSHVALGTSREPGWFAVITVRDTGIGMSADVQAKMFDPFFTTKGPGRGLGLASTLGILNGHDGAIGVTSQHGHGTTMRVLLPLVRGLTPYPGTPVIDAFARVESGVILLVDDDTGARTAARRILTRVGYTVVEAADGREALDLYDRMTEPPRGVVLDLAMPVMGGAECLRQLRLRGSVAPVLLISGYDAEDEAQGHVRRGEARFLQKPYTARGLLDALHDTLAPV
- the ytxJ gene encoding bacillithiol system redox-active protein YtxJ, whose translation is MPVALLTDGAFSADVLAHSGLVVVDVWAEWCTPCRALVPIFEALAVRFDGRVRVAKLDADANLETVTRYDVRALPTVLIFQGGVLVERLSGARALGSYVDAIEAHLNRAGMAVTAVSSLERAVAPLPPTPAESHAIREARELLAHGEAMLVFKHSNSCPVSFTAKRQYDQFVAANPDVPTRLVIVQQERELSNALETVSRLRHESPQALIVREGRVLWDASHGGITKPRLEQAFVTVQPHG